The Leptidea sinapis chromosome 27, ilLepSina1.1, whole genome shotgun sequence nucleotide sequence tttgttaggTGCCTCTGGTGATCTAGCAAAAAAGAAGATCTATCCTACTATTTGGTACTTGTACCGTGATAATCTTTTACCAAAAAATACCAGGTTTATTGGTTACGCTCGAACTAAGCAGAATATTGAAGAAGTAAGGCAGAAGTCCTCAAAATATATGAAGGTAAGACCAGGTGATGAGAGCAAATTTGAACAATTTTGGGAAGCTAACGactatattgccggttcatatgatAAGAGAGTAGACTACGAGTTGCTTAATCAGCATATTTATAAGTATGAGAAAGGCATTGTTGCTAATAGGATATTCTACCTTGCTGTTCCACCAACAGTATTTGAAGAAGTTACagtgaatattaaaaatgcatGTATATCAATCAAAGGTTATACTCGAGTGATAATTGAAAAACCATTTGGCAGAGATGATGTTAGTTCTGAAAAGCTTAGCAATCATGTGGCTGGTTTATTTAAAGAAGAACAAATCTATAGAATTGACCATTATCTTGGCAAAGAAATGGTCCAAAATTTAATGACCATCAGATTTGCTAATCAAATATTTAGCCCTTCATGGAACAGAGAAAATATTGCTTCTGTTCTCATATCATTTAAAGAACCCTTTGGTACCGAGGGTAGAGGTGGCTATTTTGATGACTTTGGTATTGTACGTGATGTGATGCAGAATCATCTATTGCAAATTCTCTCATTAGTTGCTATGGAGAAACCAGTTTCATTAAATCCAAATGACATTAGAGATGAAAAAGTCAAAGTTCTAAGGCATATAAGACCAATTGAATTAAATGACTTATTGGTGGGTCAGTATATCGGGAACCCTAATGGTCAGGGTGAAGAAAAGTTAGGCTATCTTGATGATCCAACTGTACCTAATGATTCGGTTACTCCTACCTATGCTGTTGCTGCTCTTTACATCAACAATTCAAGATGGCAAGGTGTACCTTTTATATTACGTTGTGGGAAGGCTCTCAATGAGAGGAAGGCTGAAGTAAGAATTCAGTATAAGGATGTACCTGGTGATATATTTGAAGGTCACACTAAAAGAAATGAACTTGTGATAAGAGTTCAACCAGGTGAAGCtttatacttaaaattaatGTCAAAGTCCCCTGGTATGAAGTTTGACTTGATGGAAACTGAGTTAGATCTTACCTACAGCATGAGATATAAGGAAACAGATGTGCCAGATGCATATGAGAGACTTATACTTGATGTATTTACTGGAACCCAAATGCATTTTGTAAGAAATGATGAGCTCAAAGAGGCTTGGAGGATATTTACTCCAGTATTGAATCAaattgaagaaaataaaataaaaccagtTCCATATGTTTACGGGTCTAGGGGACCACCTGAAGCTGATGCAAGGTTGGCCCAATATGATTTCAAATATTCGGGTTCTTACAAATGGCAAAAGCCATCTCTTCTTTAATTTTCAAGGTGTGAAGTGAGATGGTGGTGGTTTTTGGTTTATTTAAAGTATACGAAAGCATTTTTAAGTACAGGCTCATATAAAGTTTACATTCCATAATCTTAATGACTTGCAAAATTTTCTAAGGTCATTTTAAAGTCAAACAAAATTCATTGTAAGAGTTGTGTGATAATCCATGTtgttgtattattattctttttgaTAAAAGGGTGGTTTTATATAAGTACAAAATAAGCatcacattttatttattattattgcatatttctataatattatgtagaggTCATACaggtcaccttgaggcatagaTTAGTTCAGAAATGTTATGTCCTGTTATACAGTAACTATTTGTGTTATGATATATAATTCGTTCcaaactattttttaatatattgagaGGTATAAATAAAATGGAAAATACTCATATgtgtaactaaaaataaacaaaataaaaatgttttggtTTAAGACCATTGTGGAGTTTTTTGTGATCTCTAACTTTAAtgtaaaagcaataaataaaaaaaaattaattataagtaaataaaaagtattattgCTAATTGTCATGGACAAGATAAATAtacctattattaataagtttttgcaaaagctatatttttatacacaataTTAGGTTATTCTATGccttaacttaaaatattttttgatagaAAGGTTTTGACATAGTTGTATTTGCTTggttttgaaaacaatattgttggtGTATTGGTATTTTTTGAaacatttatacttttttaataaatacacatttactaaaaaaaaaatttaatgttttattacctaaatttataatatataatgtagtaACTTCATTGATATAAGCTTTTATGTTACCTTTCCTACACCAGAAAAATTACTAACATGTAGGTAGAtagctaataatatattatctcaataattataaaaacaaatatatttttcataataatttaagtaacttGTCAAGTTATTATTATGTGCACTACATCCAAATACATTTATGCTATACCTAGTTTAGTGTTTTCTTACTTAGTCTATTGTTAGTTGTGCTAAATTCTGAAACAcagaaaatttgttttaatttcgaAGCCCCCTAAGTGCACAGTCTAATAAAATGTGTTAAGTCATAAGTATTAACTGTTTAGCACAATTACATGACTAGTGTGGTTAAAATACGCAATATGTGTTGTTTGTATTGGCTGGGTGATAATAGGTATAGTGTTGTAATCTTAATAGATACCTACCTAAAAAACCTCTAAAAGTACCTACTTAACGTATTAGAATTCTTTTACCTATGGCTAATCGCTTAATAATTGTCATTAGCGAGAAAAATAGGCTGTAGTAGGTATGTGAACTTTATTTAAAGAATACAGATAATGCAGGAAATAATTAGAGCTATTTGAAGCGTTTATTTACCTACGCATTTTAAAGCTGTGACTGCTGTCAGTCTGTCACTGTGAaatatacgtcaaaattagttctctgggagctcgcgagtggcgctacaaataggcacaaaaaattgctgtcaaacatatggaacagcctttTCAGTGGTATCTATACAGGTCAGTGGGCGGGACTGCCTCAGTAAAAATTGATCTATTAGTCTATGTAATCTACGTTGAAATACTTTAACAGACAACAGCTACGAGCAATTTTGAGGAAGAACCCTGAAAAAAAATTCATGTAATGTCAAAGGAATACATAGCTGTGAAAACAATTGGACAGAGCTAcatttggtaaataaatatttatatttttgctgAACTGTCTGTCACGTACGACTCTTATGTAATGACCAAGTTGTCATGATTCAACTAAGTACAGCGAGCAGGAATCTTTACAATGAACCCAATGTCTACTGAAAACAGACACCTTTTCTTTACACTCTGAAGGAGAAAGAAGCAGCCTACTGTTCGTAAATCATAAACAAGAGTTAACACATATAAGCCCCTTTAATTACACTTTACAATCTCTAACCGACTACACTGCCATGAACAACAGTGACATCGATTTGAAAGAAATTCAAAATCGTTTAGGTTCTCTAAAAGAAAACAATGTCCCACTGACCCAAATATCGTCATCGTCTCAACGACTGATCAGTGTAGTGCAAGTCTTAGTGTAAATTCGAAAATTGAAACAGTACATTTAAGTGTATCACCGGTTCTAAAGAAAGTGAAAGAAACACCTTCTTTCGACTGTACACCATCCTCACTTAGCATTTTACGCTACACGCGCGGTATTAACATCAGTA carries:
- the LOC126972644 gene encoding glucose-6-phosphate 1-dehydrogenase, giving the protein MENKTEFQYPHTFVLLGASGDLAKKKIYPTIWYLYRDNLLPKNTRFIGYARTKQNIEEVRQKSSKYMKVRPGDESKFEQFWEANDYIAGSYDKRVDYELLNQHIYKYEKGIVANRIFYLAVPPTVFEEVTVNIKNACISIKGYTRVIIEKPFGRDDVSSEKLSNHVAGLFKEEQIYRIDHYLGKEMVQNLMTIRFANQIFSPSWNRENIASVLISFKEPFGTEGRGGYFDDFGIVRDVMQNHLLQILSLVAMEKPVSLNPNDIRDEKVKVLRHIRPIELNDLLVGQYIGNPNGQGEEKLGYLDDPTVPNDSVTPTYAVAALYINNSRWQGVPFILRCGKALNERKAEVRIQYKDVPGDIFEGHTKRNELVIRVQPGEALYLKLMSKSPGMKFDLMETELDLTYSMRYKETDVPDAYERLILDVFTGTQMHFVRNDELKEAWRIFTPVLNQIEENKIKPVPYVYGSRGPPEADARLAQYDFKYSGSYKWQKPSLL